Proteins encoded together in one Thermococcus barophilus MP window:
- a CDS encoding M20 family metallopeptidase: MEVELLKKLVSTPSHFGEEKEISEFITSFLEPYAKVETQEVEGFGSNVIAYLKGVKNTVVLNGHMDTVGLSAGWTKNPWGQIEGDKFYGLGSADMKGGLAALMSVFAEIAELSRRERPNVIFTAVVDEEGYSRGTWELIKSKKLEKADVVLVGEPTNEKLMLGARGRFVIQVKAFGKKAHAARPENGINAIEELSKLLANLNRAKLKKHRKLGKGSFCTLEIEGKADGLSVPEYAKAIVDRHTVVGEDWEFVRETLEKLAQKLEIKAKLKIEKFKRPTPEMLPYYVKENLKVVKIFKRIFKQKTGKDVEVTYGKSVGDFNYFGTYLGKPTLVFGPIGGNWHSADEWVSISSVKRVKEIYRDFLKALV; the protein is encoded by the coding sequence GTGGAAGTTGAGTTGCTGAAAAAGCTTGTTTCTACACCATCACATTTTGGTGAAGAGAAAGAAATTTCTGAATTTATAACATCGTTTCTTGAGCCATATGCTAAGGTTGAAACTCAAGAGGTTGAAGGATTTGGAAGCAATGTAATTGCATATTTGAAAGGTGTTAAGAATACGGTCGTGCTTAACGGTCATATGGATACTGTTGGGTTAAGCGCTGGGTGGACGAAAAACCCGTGGGGTCAAATCGAAGGGGATAAATTTTATGGTCTTGGAAGTGCTGACATGAAAGGCGGATTGGCAGCATTAATGAGCGTTTTTGCTGAAATCGCTGAGCTTTCTCGGAGAGAAAGACCTAACGTAATATTCACTGCCGTTGTTGATGAAGAAGGTTATTCTCGGGGTACTTGGGAGCTGATTAAAAGCAAAAAGCTTGAAAAGGCTGATGTCGTTCTTGTGGGTGAGCCCACTAATGAAAAGCTTATGCTTGGTGCAAGGGGAAGGTTTGTAATTCAAGTTAAGGCTTTCGGCAAAAAAGCCCACGCTGCAAGACCCGAGAATGGTATCAATGCAATAGAGGAGCTCTCAAAACTTCTTGCAAATTTGAATAGGGCAAAATTAAAAAAACATCGAAAACTGGGAAAAGGAAGCTTTTGCACTCTTGAAATAGAGGGAAAAGCTGATGGATTGAGTGTTCCCGAATATGCAAAAGCCATTGTTGATAGGCATACTGTAGTTGGAGAAGACTGGGAATTTGTTAGAGAAACACTTGAAAAGCTTGCCCAAAAGCTTGAAATAAAAGCCAAGCTGAAAATTGAAAAATTCAAAAGACCCACCCCAGAGATGCTTCCCTATTACGTCAAAGAAAACCTCAAAGTTGTGAAGATATTTAAGCGGATATTCAAACAGAAAACAGGCAAAGATGTTGAAGTAACTTATGGGAAGAGCGTTGGGGACTTTAACTACTTTGGCACTTACTTGGGAAAGCCGACACTGGTTTTTGGTCCAATCGGAGGCAACTGGCATTCTGCCGATGAATGGGTCAGTATAAGCTCAGTAAAGAGGGTCAAGGAGATATACAGAGACTTTTTGAAAGCTCTGGTTTAG
- a CDS encoding fumarate hydratase — MEEKLTEAVIEAIRLAATNLPEDVINAIKGAYEREESRIAKFNLENILKSIEIGKNERIPICQDTGTITFFVEAGIKNPYLSEIGEILLEATRRATQEIPLRPNAVDVLTNKNSGDNTGRFVPIIHWELVEGNRIRIAVLPKGGGSENCSALAMLNPIEGFEGVKRFIVKRVRECGGKPCPPVILGVGIGGSADLALKLAKKSLLRPLGMRHENERIAQLEEEILDKVNSLGIGPMGMGGRTTALDVKIEYAHRHPASLPVGLIIQCWAHRKAFIEVDEKGKVKIWQ, encoded by the coding sequence TTGGAGGAAAAGCTTACTGAGGCAGTTATTGAGGCAATTCGATTAGCCGCTACAAACCTTCCTGAAGATGTCATCAACGCAATTAAGGGGGCATATGAAAGGGAAGAAAGCAGAATTGCAAAATTTAATCTTGAGAACATTCTTAAATCAATTGAAATCGGCAAAAATGAGAGAATTCCCATCTGCCAAGATACTGGAACAATAACTTTTTTCGTTGAAGCCGGGATCAAAAATCCGTATCTTAGTGAAATTGGAGAAATTCTATTGGAAGCGACAAGAAGAGCTACACAAGAAATTCCCTTAAGGCCTAATGCTGTCGATGTTCTCACGAACAAAAATTCCGGGGACAATACTGGCAGGTTCGTGCCAATAATACACTGGGAGCTTGTTGAAGGGAACAGGATAAGAATAGCAGTCCTGCCCAAAGGTGGAGGGAGTGAGAACTGCTCAGCTTTGGCAATGCTCAACCCAATCGAAGGCTTTGAAGGCGTCAAGCGTTTTATTGTGAAAAGGGTGAGAGAATGCGGAGGTAAACCCTGTCCGCCAGTGATTCTCGGCGTGGGAATTGGGGGAAGTGCAGATTTAGCTTTAAAACTCGCCAAAAAATCACTTTTAAGACCTCTTGGAATGAGGCATGAAAACGAAAGAATTGCTCAATTGGAGGAAGAAATTCTTGATAAAGTCAACTCACTTGGAATTGGACCAATGGGCATGGGAGGTAGAACAACGGCTTTGGATGTTAAGATAGAATACGCCCACAGACATCCTGCATCACTTCCGGTGGGATTAATAATT